A DNA window from Porites lutea chromosome 6, jaPorLute2.1, whole genome shotgun sequence contains the following coding sequences:
- the LOC140940826 gene encoding uncharacterized protein F54H12.2-like, whose amino-acid sequence MAFVHHESQECTKSELDLFTIPATQTSFSKGQWIEYHPISNITDSGPIEFYVSGTGDEYLDLARTQLFVKAKITKANGTAIDADTQVGPVNLFLHSLFSQVDVSLNERLISPSTNTYPYRAMIETSLNYGEEAKTSQLSMAMFYKDTPGKMDVGNPVAADDAANKGLKVRYDFTKESHIVDMMGPIHSDIFFQDRLMLNGVNLRIKLNRAKNSFCLMSSAAAPTFKVVITEAILFVRRVKLASSIILGHAAALKHSSAKCPVRRIDCKVLSIPRGFSSFNPDNIFLGHIPKRIVLVLVDTQAYNGTYSTNPFNFKHHNLTQVGVYVDEEQIPRKPLFLNFDEARGQNVIAGYQSLFSGTGKLSQDAGNQISRSDYGSGYTAFCFDLSPGHCSGDHFELIKQGNLRAELHFKEPLANTVNLIVYAEFQNVIEIDGNRNVLFDYTN is encoded by the coding sequence ATGGCCTTTGTGCATCACGAGTCTCAGGAATGTACGAAATCAGAGTTGGATCTCTTTACGATTCCTGCAACACAAACCTCTTTCTCCAAAGGGCAATGGATCGAGTACCACCCCATCAGTAACATCACGGACAGTGGTCCGATCGAATTTTATGTTTCGGGAACCGGAGATGAGTATTTGGACTTGGCACGTACTCAGTTATTTGTTAAAGCCAAGAtcacaaaagcaaatggaacCGCCATAGACGCCGATACACAAGTAGGTCCCGTGAACCTGTTTTTACATTCCCTGTTTTCCCAAGTGGACGTTTCCTTGAACGAGCGATTGATCTCTCCATCCACCAATACCTACCCTTATCGCGCCATGATCGAAACCTCGCTAAACTACGgagaagaagcaaaaacaagtcaactttCTATGGCCATGTTTTACAAAGATACCCCTGGAAAAATGGATGTTGGCAACCCTGTGGCTGCAGACGATGCTGcaaacaaggggttaaaggttCGCTATGATTTCACTAAAGAAAGTCATATTGTAGATATGATGGGGCCCATTCATAGCGACATTTTCTTTCAAGACCGGTTGATGCTAAATGGAGTGAATTTAAGAATCAAACTGAACCGAGCCAAGAACTCGTTTTGTCTAATGTCATCAGCAGCCGCTCCAACTTTCAAGGTGGTAATCACAGAAGCCATCTTGTTCGTTCGCCGGGTGAAATTGGCCTCCTCTATTATACTTGGCCATGCGGCTGCACTAAAACACTCCAGCGCCAAGTGCCCGGTTCGCCGAATCGATTGTAAAGTGCTGTCTATTCCAAGAGGATTTAGCAGTTTTAACCCCGACAACATCTTTTTGGGTCACATTCCTAAACGAATCGTGCTGGTCTTAGTGGATACTCAGGCATATAATGGAACTTACAGTACCAACCCGTTCAACTTCAAACACCACAATCTAACTCAAGTGGGTGTCTATGTGGACGAAGAGCAAATTCCTCGGAAACCCCTGTTCTTGAATTTTGACGAAGCTAGAGGTCAAAATGTAATAGCGGGCTATCAAAGCCTGTTCTCAGGCACTGGAAAGCTATCCCAAGATGCGGGTAATCAAATCAGTAGAAGCGATTATGGCTCTGGTTACACAGCATTCTGCTTTGACTTGTCCCCAGGCCACTGCTCAGGTGACCATTTTGAGCTAATAAAGCAAGGTAACCTGCGCGCTGAGCTTCATTTCAAGGAACCACTGGCCAATACGGTTAACCTTATCGTGTACGCTGAATTCCAAAACGTGATTGAAATTGACGGGAACCGCAACGTGTTGTTCGACTACACAAACTAA